The Arachis ipaensis cultivar K30076 chromosome B05, Araip1.1, whole genome shotgun sequence nucleotide sequence TTTGGTAACTAATGGTGTAGTTAAATCTTTACTGGACTTCCACAATTATAGATTTCACCTTTATGAATGGGTTGGATTCAACAAATGGCTTCATAGCCTCAGCAATCATGTTCAAATCCAACTTGGAGTAATCCTATAAAATCATTCCTATGAAACACGTGTGCCTCCCGTTGTATCTCCGAATCTCGCAACAAACTTTTTTCTATATCAATCTGGCTCGAATAAGCCAATCGCATCCACGTTCATAAGTCTTGCATTTTGTATAGAACATCTGTGGCTCGGATTCATAAACAACGTAATTGACTCTTCTAGAGATAGTGTAACTCCAAATTGTCGCGATGACTAATTTTCTAGAACTATATTCCCTTCTGATCCTGAACTCCCCGTCCTCAAGATCATTAATAcccattaaaaaataaattgtcgCTCATCAATCCATAAAAAAACATTAAGGACAACATACTACCAACTCCTCACGTACCTATGTTGCATATTTGGGAAACTCTGGTGCATGCATGGCGTCAAGATCCAAGCTACGCATAAAAGGTGGAATGTCCATGCATGGGTTGACTGACTACAAGTAGTACCACTAAAGTTTTCGTGACTGCCTCACCTCCCCATCGCCATCCTCGTCCTCGTCACTGGCTTCGTACGTAGCTTCGAACTCCTCTTCGCTATCAGTATTCATTCATTCGTACACTTTAGCTCTGTCATCTTTCACGTATTGGTCATGTTGAATCTCATCTGCAACTATATGTTCAAACTCAACATGCAACTCGATCCTTGGGTGTTGCCCTTGAGTTTGTTGGTGAATATGAAACATCCGCTGAATACTTGTTTCATCAACGATCGGCATAATCTCCAACTCTATTAGGCCGCCAAATACAACAACTGGACTCCTGTAGAGAATATTGTTCGCCGTCTTTAAAATATCACTCTCTATGCTCTGACAGAGACTGTACTATAGTTTCAAGAATGTTATAGTGCATGGAACTACAAACGAAAATGCATTCTCACACGCAAAGCTTATCCCCTCTCATATGTATTTCGTATAATCTTATCGTTGTGGTAAACTACTATATTTGTAGTACCCTCCATCACACCAATAATATACTAAAACACCTCTCTCGTAATGAAGTAAAATAGTAACGAATTTTGATTTTTATAGGCAAATGACTCATCTCGCAGATTACGTATTAGAATGTCATCCAACCAGTATTCGACACGTGTACAACACGCAGGGTACATGTTGTTTAGATGAGCATCACGTATATAACACAGAGGATGTGTGTTGCTTGGATGTGAGACAAGTGTACAACACACAGAATGCGTGCTGAATCAGCACGTTACCTGTGTGTTGGCCCTATTATAACTACAACGTTCACTTATTTGTATATACaccaaaaaattatatttctaaaaCAACTCatattttttcatattaaaacgTTTTAGCCTATGTCGCACTCTAATATTATTAGGTGgagttcctttcttttctttttcgcaGAACCAAATTTAGCTGATTTGCATGAATTAAAGCTAGCTAGCTAGGCTAGCAGCACATTAGTAGTACTTCGGAGTAATGGGTATATATATTAACTTATAAATGGAATAAACGTACAAATTAGTATTTTTTAACAATTATAAATagtttaaatatataattatttaacaaCAAATATGTTACAAATATATTATTGATAAATTATTACTTTTATATCTTGATATATAACGTTTAATTTAGTTAAACAATATAAAAGCTGATGGAAGGCGCAGTGGGCGTGATGGCTTGCAAATATGATCCAANNNNNNNNNNNNNNNNNNNNNNNNNNNNNNNNNNNNNNATTCTCCACAGATTACCATAAATTCAAAAAACTTCGTTCATTTAttttacatcaaattttaaattttaaattccccaattttaaattttaaatttttaaaaaattcaattaattattacaaaaaataatCATCTAAAATCCTAATTTACCAAAATATTTCACTCTAATACCCTCTTTTTTTTAACTGGTGGCCaccaccttcatcaataatcatctcaCTTCATCATTGTTACTTGGCTTGTCACACGACACTTACTCTTAGTAAAAATATCCATCcacttaagaataaaaataatcatccgcatacctaatgaattgaacatccaacatattttaattatatataactaaacccaACCCAGTCAAAATAATTatctacataaaaattaaaataaccatccgcatacctactaaaatgaccatctTAAATTGACCATTAAATACATTAAAGTATCCCATTTACATTAAGAATAAACATCTCATTTAGATAAAAATAACATGTGCATACATAAAACTTCCGCTGCATATTCTTGGTTTCTTGAAAAGTAGTTGTTGCTGCTGACAATGATGAATTATACAAAGATATGTATGAGAATTGTCATGCTGCTGTTGCTGTTGCTGCCGCTTGGgatttattattatctttttcttttgggGTGTCTTCTTCATTGTTATGATACTACTACTTGTACTTGATGATGATGATCCTTCTTTCACCACAACTTGCTCCAAGGAACAATAAACTGAAAATTCAAAAAGTGAAATAAATAAACATAAGAGATAGTGAAGAAAGAGAGGGAGAGTGGCTTCTTACACGGAGGTTGGTTTCTTAAGGGATTCATCAAGTCTGGCCTCAGGAACTGTGTCGCGTACCAGTTTGTCTCACTCTTCGGAAGCTCTTTGCTCGGGTTAGGGTACAGCTTGATCTTCAGCGAAGCGCTTCTCACACCAGCGATCTCGGCGGTTTCAGCGGCACTGATGAGAGAGGATGGAGAGGGAGAGATAGGGAAGAGGGAGACCGATTGGAGGTATTCGTAAAGGTTTGAAATCCTTATTTGCTTTGTATTTAAAATTggaaataattttgtaattaatttatttaattatcatTTAATGT carries:
- the LOC110271957 gene encoding uncharacterized protein LOC110271957, with amino-acid sequence MAQIRISNLYEYLQSVSLFPISPSPSSLISAAETAEIAGVRSASLKIKLYPNPSKELPKSETNWYATQFLRPDLMNPLRNQPPFYCSLEQVVVKEGSSSSSTSSSIITMKKTPQKKKIIINPKRQQQQQQHDNSHTYLCIIHHCQQQQLLFKKPRICSGSFMYAHVIFI